In Myxococcus stipitatus, the following are encoded in one genomic region:
- a CDS encoding S8 family serine peptidase, producing MKTAFSSYAGRWRRLTVMTLGCGLLAPIPALAASKAPAGVERAAIPAARVVDNTNTPTPRNPGSLTGTQEKLRSLVTGTGLVFHRTDNQVQGLKTLAVPSTALQLHVWQEVDAAGQRQDFFAYSRGGTELVGRAQATTYQVRLGHVQFDPLRDTAPLVAGLLTADPGNTLSLVQLQATPLPELREALEREGGKVLRFLTDHTFLVEMNADTKKRVAELPFVRWVGPYHPEYRVEGFLRDALTGRSARLEAQRYSIMVGERGAVRQGEVADLVRKLGGTVDLIESGGLRVEATLTQPQLEQLVRSNAVQFIDRWGGPGEVDMNIVREVGGANYLEQLRGWTGEGVRGEIFDTELRTTHQEWAVAPIIHSTSTAGSAHGTSCYSINFARGVNPEARGMLPKGQGIFFLYSQSSQFGGAKSRYDINRELTDPAGPYRAVFQTSSVGSTLGTTYTTISAEVDDYLHKAPILSTQSQSNSGTRNSRPQAWAKNIVSVGGFNHRSTANRADDAWANSASIGPAADGRLKPDLSYFYDNIRAASNASDTSYTEFGGTSAATPQTAGHFGLLFEMWHRGVWAGHGGKADVFTSRPQMATAKALMINMAYRYNWLAGGSNGDLTRARQGWGTADVKRLYDRAAVTNIIDETDTLLPLGSKSYTVNVASGETELNVTMVYTDPAGTVGAAQARINDLSLRVTSPSGVVYWGNNGLTASNVSTSGGVSNKVDTVENVFLANPQAGAWTVTVLGDEIVQDADLSTPTIDAKYGLVVSGGLIQK from the coding sequence ATGAAGACTGCATTCTCGTCGTATGCGGGACGCTGGCGTCGCCTCACTGTGATGACCCTGGGCTGTGGTCTTCTCGCGCCGATTCCGGCGCTCGCGGCGTCCAAGGCGCCAGCAGGAGTCGAACGCGCCGCGATACCGGCGGCCCGTGTCGTCGACAACACCAACACCCCCACGCCGCGGAATCCTGGGTCGCTGACGGGCACGCAGGAGAAGCTGCGTTCGCTCGTCACGGGCACGGGCCTGGTGTTCCACCGAACGGACAACCAGGTGCAGGGGCTGAAGACGCTCGCGGTCCCCAGCACCGCGCTCCAACTGCATGTCTGGCAGGAGGTCGACGCGGCCGGGCAGCGTCAGGACTTCTTCGCGTACAGCCGGGGAGGCACGGAGCTGGTGGGCCGGGCCCAGGCCACGACGTACCAGGTACGGCTGGGGCACGTTCAGTTCGATCCGCTGCGTGACACGGCGCCGTTGGTGGCGGGCCTGTTGACGGCGGACCCGGGCAATACCCTGTCGCTGGTGCAACTGCAGGCGACGCCGTTGCCGGAGCTGCGCGAGGCCTTGGAGCGCGAGGGAGGCAAGGTGCTGCGCTTCCTCACGGACCACACGTTCCTGGTGGAGATGAACGCGGACACGAAGAAGCGCGTCGCGGAGCTGCCCTTCGTGCGTTGGGTGGGCCCGTACCATCCGGAGTACCGCGTGGAGGGTTTCCTGCGCGATGCCCTCACGGGGCGCTCCGCGCGGTTGGAGGCGCAGCGCTACTCCATCATGGTGGGTGAGCGAGGCGCCGTGCGCCAGGGCGAGGTCGCCGACCTGGTGCGCAAGCTGGGCGGCACCGTGGACCTCATCGAGTCCGGTGGGTTGCGCGTGGAGGCCACGCTCACCCAGCCGCAGCTCGAGCAGTTGGTGCGCTCCAACGCGGTGCAGTTCATCGACCGCTGGGGTGGCCCGGGTGAAGTGGACATGAACATCGTTCGCGAGGTGGGCGGAGCCAACTACCTCGAGCAGCTGCGCGGCTGGACGGGTGAAGGCGTGCGCGGCGAAATCTTCGACACCGAGCTGCGCACGACGCACCAGGAATGGGCCGTGGCACCCATCATCCACAGCACCTCCACCGCGGGCAGCGCGCACGGGACGAGCTGCTACAGCATCAACTTCGCTCGCGGAGTGAACCCCGAGGCCCGAGGCATGCTCCCCAAGGGCCAGGGCATCTTCTTCCTCTACAGCCAGTCCAGCCAGTTCGGCGGCGCCAAGTCCCGCTACGACATCAACCGCGAGCTGACGGACCCGGCGGGCCCCTATCGCGCCGTGTTCCAGACCTCGAGCGTGGGCAGCACGCTGGGCACGACGTACACCACCATCTCCGCCGAGGTGGATGACTACCTCCACAAGGCCCCCATCCTCAGCACCCAGTCCCAGAGCAACTCAGGAACGCGCAACTCGCGGCCGCAGGCGTGGGCCAAGAACATCGTGTCCGTGGGTGGCTTCAACCACCGCAGCACCGCCAACCGCGCCGATGACGCCTGGGCCAACAGCGCGAGCATCGGCCCCGCGGCCGACGGACGCCTCAAGCCGGACCTGTCCTACTTCTACGACAACATTCGCGCCGCCAGTAACGCGAGCGACACGTCGTACACCGAGTTCGGTGGCACCAGCGCCGCAACCCCGCAGACGGCGGGCCACTTCGGGCTCTTGTTCGAGATGTGGCACCGGGGCGTGTGGGCGGGCCACGGCGGCAAGGCGGATGTCTTCACCAGCCGCCCGCAGATGGCCACCGCCAAGGCGCTGATGATCAACATGGCCTACCGCTACAACTGGCTCGCGGGCGGCTCCAACGGCGACCTGACGCGCGCGCGCCAGGGCTGGGGCACCGCGGACGTCAAGCGGCTCTACGACCGCGCCGCCGTGACGAACATCATCGACGAGACGGACACGCTCCTGCCGCTGGGCAGCAAGTCGTACACGGTCAACGTGGCCTCGGGCGAGACGGAGCTCAACGTCACGATGGTCTACACGGACCCCGCGGGCACGGTGGGCGCCGCCCAGGCGCGCATCAATGACCTCTCGCTGCGCGTCACCTCGCCCTCCGGCGTCGTGTACTGGGGCAACAACGGCCTGACGGCGAGCAACGTCTCCACGTCCGGCGGCGTCTCCAACAAGGTGGACACCGTGGAGAACGTCTTCCTCGCCAACCCCCAGGCGGGCGCGTGGACGGTGACGGTGCTCGGCGATGAAATCGTCCAGGACGCCGACCTGAGCACTCCCACCATCGACGCGAAGTACGGCCTGGTCGTGAGCGGCGGCCTCATCCAGAAGTAG
- a CDS encoding ATP-binding protein has product MELILFIGLQASGKSRFFERRFASTHVLVSKDLWPNARRKEARQQRWVADALSQGKSVVVDNTHPTLAQRAPLIALGHAQGASVIGFYFSSRLEDCLARNAKRQGRARVPDVALFATAKLLRRPSREEGFDALYRVTLGGDGDFVVEDWKEERDD; this is encoded by the coding sequence ATGGAACTCATCCTCTTCATCGGGTTGCAGGCCTCGGGCAAGAGCCGCTTCTTCGAGCGGCGCTTCGCCTCGACACACGTCCTGGTGAGCAAGGACCTGTGGCCTAACGCGCGGCGCAAGGAGGCGCGTCAGCAGCGATGGGTGGCCGACGCGCTGAGCCAGGGGAAGTCGGTGGTGGTGGACAACACCCACCCGACGTTGGCGCAGCGCGCGCCGCTCATCGCGCTGGGGCATGCGCAGGGCGCGTCTGTCATTGGCTTCTACTTCTCGTCGCGCCTGGAGGACTGCCTGGCGCGGAACGCGAAGCGGCAGGGGCGCGCGCGAGTGCCGGACGTGGCGTTGTTCGCGACGGCGAAGCTGCTGCGGCGGCCCAGCCGTGAGGAGGGATTTGATGCGTTGTACCGCGTCACCCTCGGCGGCGACGGGGACTTCGTCGTCGAGGACTGGAAGGAGGAGCGAGATGATTGA
- a CDS encoding tRNA(His) guanylyltransferase Thg1 family protein: MIDADELARRMRQGELFHSLRLLPGAWAVLRVDGRGFSRFTQERFEKPFDPLFHRMMVRTASTLLEEFQGIYAYTQSDEISVLFRPDWSLFDREVEKLVSLSASVASATFTHAVGVPAVFDGRVWMGVDERSVLDYFAWRQADGTRCSLQGWCYWTLRKEGLSAAQATRELDGRSASFKNELLFQRGINFNEVPLWQRRGSAIRWEHYVKEGVDPRDGSRHRTTRRRLGVDSELPMKEAYERYLREVLVSSTPEPR, from the coding sequence ATGATTGACGCCGATGAGCTGGCCCGGCGGATGAGGCAGGGGGAGCTGTTTCACAGCCTGCGCCTGTTGCCCGGGGCGTGGGCGGTGCTGCGGGTGGATGGGCGAGGCTTCTCTCGCTTCACGCAGGAGCGCTTCGAGAAGCCCTTCGACCCGCTCTTCCACAGGATGATGGTCCGCACGGCGAGCACGCTGCTGGAGGAGTTCCAGGGCATCTACGCGTATACGCAGAGCGACGAAATCTCCGTGCTCTTCCGGCCGGACTGGTCGCTGTTCGACCGCGAGGTGGAGAAGCTGGTGTCGCTGTCCGCCAGCGTCGCGAGCGCCACCTTCACGCACGCGGTGGGGGTGCCCGCCGTGTTCGACGGGCGCGTGTGGATGGGGGTGGATGAGCGCTCGGTGCTCGACTACTTCGCGTGGCGTCAGGCGGACGGCACCCGGTGTTCGCTTCAAGGGTGGTGCTACTGGACGCTGCGCAAGGAGGGGCTGAGCGCGGCGCAGGCCACGCGCGAACTGGACGGGCGCTCCGCGTCCTTCAAGAACGAGCTGCTCTTCCAGCGCGGCATCAACTTCAACGAGGTGCCGCTCTGGCAGCGACGGGGCTCCGCCATCCGGTGGGAGCACTACGTGAAGGAAGGCGTGGACCCTCGAGACGGCTCCCGTCATCGGACGACGCGGCGCCGGCTCGGGGTGGATTCGGAGCTGCCCATGAAGGAGGCCTACGAGCGCTACCTGCGTGAGGTGCTCGTGTCCTCCACGCCGGAGCCTCGCTAG
- a CDS encoding DUF350 domain-containing protein, translating into MDLTLFLVGLVKVVLGGLVAALGIWMALRGLSRLLGTQPVEELRQGNIAAGLVHASSLVSLGLLVQHSVLATSDAVDLTVRTAPFQPIMLAKLIAVAALHVGLSLGVGVAVLALGILLFDRMTPGIDELEEVRKGNIAAALILAAILLVLALLTAPGLQAALNGLIPFPQLPEGTVVAPA; encoded by the coding sequence ATGGACCTCACCCTTTTCCTCGTCGGTCTCGTCAAAGTGGTTCTGGGGGGCCTGGTCGCGGCCCTCGGAATCTGGATGGCGCTGCGCGGCCTGAGCCGCCTCCTCGGCACCCAGCCCGTGGAGGAGCTGCGCCAGGGCAACATCGCGGCGGGACTCGTCCATGCGTCGAGCCTCGTGTCGTTGGGGCTGCTCGTGCAGCACTCGGTGCTGGCCACGTCGGACGCGGTGGACCTCACCGTGCGCACCGCGCCCTTCCAGCCCATCATGCTGGCGAAGCTCATCGCCGTGGCCGCGCTGCACGTGGGCCTGTCGCTGGGCGTGGGGGTCGCCGTGCTCGCGCTGGGCATCCTCCTGTTCGACCGGATGACGCCAGGCATCGATGAGCTGGAAGAGGTGCGCAAGGGCAACATCGCCGCCGCGCTCATCCTCGCCGCCATCCTGCTGGTGCTCGCGCTGCTCACCGCGCCAGGGCTCCAGGCGGCGCTCAATGGGCTCATCCCCTTTCCCCAGCTCCCGGAAGGAACGGTCGTCGCGCCCGCGTGA
- a CDS encoding ArnT family glycosyltransferase has protein sequence MASTAPAAPGPAGLGLKTCLALLGVALAVRAVVAVGTDVYFDTAYYWQWAQRLDWGYYDHPPLIAWLIALLGIHGTALLCGVGTLAAVWGLARDVYQSREAAWRAAALWSVVPGGMVAGIWATPDSPLLLFWTLALWALWRERWLWAGLASGLALLAKFPAVLLGIAFLITALKARRLPWGAWGTGAIAAVFLVPVLLWNARHDWVGILFQLRHGLDGQGGWRTLGDFIVGQFAFGGPVLALLALVYAVRGPREHFLLRMAALVPLLFFGYAASRARSEVNWATMAYLSVCVGVAGMSRLWQRTAAFSGLAVVLGVSFHLFFPLMSFKRDTTLWRTHGWEVLSALATPEKLFPEMKPGSVAAVFTGNYQLASAVALHARVPVGTAGPVRFSQYDVWPEPVVPPGGDVLWVEEDGPFAPSALTDRFEAMEEPVELVGHFKGRVLHPFRVWWLRSARPAPPSPATPVPDGENQSHR, from the coding sequence ATGGCTTCCACCGCCCCTGCTGCACCGGGCCCCGCGGGCCTTGGCCTCAAGACCTGTCTTGCCCTGCTCGGCGTGGCCCTCGCGGTGAGGGCCGTGGTGGCGGTGGGCACCGATGTCTATTTCGACACGGCGTACTACTGGCAATGGGCGCAGCGGCTCGACTGGGGCTACTACGACCACCCACCGCTCATCGCGTGGCTCATCGCCCTGCTGGGCATCCACGGCACGGCGCTCCTGTGTGGCGTGGGTACCCTCGCCGCCGTGTGGGGCCTGGCCAGGGACGTGTACCAGAGCCGTGAAGCGGCCTGGCGCGCGGCGGCCCTGTGGAGCGTGGTGCCCGGAGGCATGGTGGCGGGCATCTGGGCCACGCCGGATTCCCCCCTGCTCTTGTTCTGGACGCTGGCGCTCTGGGCGCTGTGGCGCGAGCGCTGGCTGTGGGCGGGCCTCGCGTCGGGGCTCGCGCTGCTCGCCAAGTTCCCGGCGGTGCTGTTGGGCATCGCCTTCCTCATCACCGCGCTGAAGGCCCGGCGCCTGCCCTGGGGCGCGTGGGGCACGGGCGCCATCGCCGCGGTGTTCCTGGTGCCCGTGCTCCTCTGGAACGCGCGCCACGACTGGGTGGGCATCCTCTTCCAGCTCCGACATGGACTGGACGGCCAAGGAGGGTGGCGAACCCTGGGCGACTTCATCGTGGGACAGTTCGCCTTTGGCGGGCCGGTGCTGGCGCTGCTCGCGCTGGTGTACGCGGTGCGAGGTCCACGCGAGCACTTCCTCCTGCGCATGGCGGCGCTGGTGCCGCTGTTGTTCTTCGGCTACGCGGCCTCACGCGCGCGCAGCGAGGTCAACTGGGCGACCATGGCCTATCTCTCGGTGTGCGTGGGCGTGGCGGGCATGAGCCGGCTGTGGCAGCGCACGGCGGCCTTCTCCGGGCTCGCGGTGGTGCTGGGGGTGTCCTTCCATCTCTTCTTCCCGCTGATGTCCTTCAAGCGCGACACGACGCTGTGGCGCACCCACGGCTGGGAGGTGCTGAGTGCCCTGGCCACGCCCGAGAAGCTCTTCCCCGAGATGAAGCCGGGCAGCGTGGCCGCGGTCTTCACCGGCAACTATCAGCTCGCCTCGGCGGTGGCGCTCCACGCGAGGGTCCCCGTGGGCACGGCGGGCCCGGTGCGCTTCAGCCAGTACGACGTGTGGCCCGAGCCGGTCGTCCCCCCAGGCGGAGACGTGCTCTGGGTGGAGGAGGACGGCCCCTTCGCGCCCTCGGCGTTGACGGACCGCTTCGAGGCCATGGAGGAGCCCGTCGAGTTGGTGGGCCACTTCAAGGGCCGCGTCCTGCATCCATTCCGCGTGTGGTGGCTGCGAAGCGCGAGGCCCGCGCCGCCATCCCCCGCCACGCCCGTGCCTGATGGAGAGAACCAGTCGCACCGCTGA
- a CDS encoding thioredoxin domain-containing protein, protein MATHPPSSGPSNRLDHEPSPYLRQHASNPVDWYAWGDEALARARAEDKPILLSVGYSACHWCHVMAHESFESPDTARLMNEGFINIKVDREERPDLDQIYQGVVQLMGQGGGWPLTVFLTPDLKPFYGGTYFPPEDRYGRPGFPRLLMALRDAWTNKREDLHRQAAQFEEGLGELAAYGLDAAPGVLSSADVVSMGQRMAQQVDSVYGGFGGAPKFPNPMNLSLLLRAWRRGGGEPLRDAVSLTLERMALGGIYDQLGGGFHRYSVDARWLVPHFEKMLYDNAQLVHLYSEAQQVAPRPLWRKVVEETVEYVHREMTDAGGAFYAAQDADSEGEEGKFFVWRPEEIQAVLPPERAELVMRHFRVTPLGNFEHGATVLEVVVPVETLARERSLPVEAVERELSEARQVLFQARERRVKPGRDDKILAGWNGLMIRGLALASRVFERPDWARLAVAAADFVLAKLWDGTRLARSYQEGQARIDGFLEDYGDLASGLTALYQATFDVKYLEAARALVKRAEELFWDAEKQAYLTAPRGQKDLVVATYGLFDNAFPSGASTLTEAQVALAALTGEEHHLELPSKYVARMREGLVANAMGYGHLGLAADSLLDGGAGVTFSGSRDAVAPLLSAANGVYAPTFAFGWKEEGQPVPALLKGLFEGREPMAGKGAAYLCRGFACEMPRTDAKVLAERLAEKPAGA, encoded by the coding sequence ATGGCCACCCACCCACCGTCCTCGGGTCCGTCCAACCGGCTCGACCATGAGCCCTCGCCGTACCTGCGCCAACACGCCAGCAATCCGGTGGACTGGTACGCGTGGGGAGATGAAGCGCTCGCGCGAGCCCGCGCGGAGGACAAGCCCATCCTGCTCTCGGTGGGCTACTCCGCGTGTCATTGGTGTCACGTCATGGCGCACGAGTCCTTCGAGTCGCCCGACACGGCGCGGTTGATGAACGAGGGCTTCATCAACATCAAGGTGGACCGCGAGGAGCGCCCGGACCTGGACCAGATTTATCAAGGCGTGGTCCAACTCATGGGGCAGGGCGGCGGGTGGCCGTTGACGGTGTTCCTCACGCCGGACCTGAAGCCTTTCTACGGAGGCACCTACTTCCCTCCGGAGGACCGCTACGGCCGCCCCGGTTTCCCCCGCCTGCTGATGGCGCTGCGGGATGCGTGGACGAACAAGCGCGAGGACCTCCACCGTCAGGCCGCGCAGTTCGAAGAGGGGCTGGGGGAATTGGCCGCGTATGGCCTGGACGCCGCGCCCGGGGTGTTGTCCTCGGCCGACGTGGTGTCCATGGGCCAGCGCATGGCCCAGCAGGTGGACTCCGTGTACGGCGGCTTCGGGGGCGCGCCCAAGTTCCCCAACCCGATGAACCTCTCCCTCCTCTTGCGCGCATGGCGGCGCGGTGGGGGCGAGCCCTTGCGGGACGCGGTGTCACTCACGCTGGAGCGGATGGCGCTGGGGGGCATCTACGACCAGCTGGGCGGAGGCTTCCATCGCTACTCGGTGGACGCGCGCTGGTTGGTGCCGCACTTCGAGAAGATGCTCTACGACAACGCCCAGCTCGTGCACCTGTACTCGGAAGCGCAGCAGGTGGCGCCCCGGCCGCTGTGGCGCAAGGTGGTGGAGGAGACGGTGGAGTACGTGCACCGCGAGATGACGGACGCGGGCGGCGCCTTCTACGCGGCGCAGGACGCGGACAGCGAAGGCGAAGAGGGCAAGTTCTTCGTGTGGCGCCCGGAGGAGATTCAGGCCGTGCTCCCGCCCGAGCGCGCTGAGCTCGTCATGCGTCACTTCCGCGTCACGCCCCTGGGCAACTTCGAGCACGGCGCCACGGTGCTCGAGGTCGTGGTGCCCGTGGAGACGCTGGCGCGCGAGCGGAGCCTTCCGGTGGAGGCCGTGGAGCGTGAACTGTCCGAAGCGCGACAGGTGTTGTTCCAGGCGCGCGAGCGCCGCGTGAAGCCAGGGCGCGACGACAAGATTCTCGCGGGCTGGAATGGCTTGATGATTCGCGGGCTGGCGCTCGCCTCGCGAGTCTTCGAGCGTCCGGACTGGGCGCGTCTGGCCGTCGCCGCCGCGGACTTCGTGCTCGCGAAGCTATGGGATGGGACTCGACTGGCACGCTCGTACCAGGAGGGCCAGGCGCGCATCGACGGCTTCCTCGAGGACTATGGTGACCTCGCGTCAGGCCTCACCGCGCTGTATCAGGCCACGTTCGACGTGAAGTACCTGGAGGCGGCGCGGGCGCTCGTGAAGCGCGCGGAGGAGCTCTTCTGGGACGCGGAGAAGCAGGCCTATCTCACCGCGCCGCGCGGCCAGAAGGACCTGGTGGTGGCGACGTATGGCCTCTTCGACAACGCGTTCCCCTCTGGTGCGTCCACGCTGACGGAGGCGCAGGTGGCGCTGGCGGCGCTCACGGGGGAGGAGCACCACCTCGAGCTGCCGTCGAAGTACGTGGCGCGGATGCGCGAGGGACTGGTGGCCAATGCGATGGGTTATGGCCACCTGGGGCTCGCGGCGGACTCGCTCCTGGACGGTGGCGCGGGGGTGACGTTCTCCGGCTCGCGCGACGCGGTGGCGCCCCTGCTGAGCGCGGCGAACGGCGTCTACGCTCCGACGTTCGCCTTCGGCTGGAAGGAAGAGGGGCAGCCCGTGCCCGCGCTCTTGAAGGGGCTCTTCGAGGGCCGCGAGCCCATGGCGGGGAAGGGCGCCGCGTACCTGTGCCGGGGCTTCGCGTGTGAGATGCCTCGCACGGACGCGAAGGTCCTGGCCGAACGGCTGGCCGAGAAGCCCGCGGGCGCTTGA